A genomic segment from Garra rufa chromosome 5, GarRuf1.0, whole genome shotgun sequence encodes:
- the LOC141335735 gene encoding zinc finger HIT domain-containing protein 3-like, which translates to MQLCGVCSEHVPKYRCPACRIRYCSVSCFKRHKDDDSCHPVKESDPASSSSTPVTSAEQPWTVEDLLDENSQTDKVPLQKLQQLGDSEALKGLLRNPHLRRLMMSVDSSKDKGKAIKDAMQEPLFVEFADQCLKIIEPTETQNDYDDDDDDDEF; encoded by the exons ATGCAGCTTTGTGGAGTTTGTAGCGAGCATGTTCCAAAATACAGATGTCCAGCTTGCAGAATCAGATA TTGTTCAGTGAGTTGTTTTAAAAGACACAAAGATGATG ATTCATGTCATCCAGTTAAAGAATCAGATCCAGCCTCCAGCAGCTCAACACCAGTGACCAGCG CTGAACAGCCGTGGACTGTTGAGGATCTTCTTGATGAAAACAGTCAGACTGACAAAGTGCCATTACAGAAACTTCAGCAGCTCG GTGATTCAGAAGCATTGAAGGGGCTGTTGAGGAATCCTCATCTCCGGCGGTTAATGATGTCTGTGGACTCGTCTAAGGATAAAGGAAAAGCTATCAAAGACGCCATGCAGGAGCCGCTGTTTGTGGAGTTTGCAGATCAGTGCTTAAAAATTATTGAACCTACAGAAACACAGAATGactatgatgatgatgatgatgatgatgaattcTGA
- the c1qbp gene encoding complement component 1 Q subcomponent-binding protein, mitochondrial isoform X2 gives MLKSVSRALQLAARLSSAPSAPAIRPALHLSRTFTRSIWSLSNSGPASGSRPRLLTVTRALPTVSCGCGSLHTEGDKAFGEFLTDEIKEEKKIQKNKSLPKMSGGWELELNGTEAKLIRSLSGEKVTITFNVNNSIPPQLEEEPEQTQKGQEEEPEIVSTPNFVVEVTKPGAKNSLVFDCHFPEDESAHGDGEEESDIFAIREVSFQPEGDVDWKETSYTLNTDSLDWALYDHLMDFLADRGVDNTFADELMELSTALEHQEYIKFLEDLSTFVKCK, from the exons ATGTTGAAGTCTGTGAGTCGCGCCCTTCAGCTCGCTGCCCGCCTGAGCTCCGCTCCGTCCGCTCCCGCCATCAGACCCGCGCTGCACCTCAGCAGAACCTTCACCAGATCCATCTGGAGCCTGAGCAACAGCGGACCGGCGTCAGGCTCCAGGCCGAGGCTGCTCACAGTGACACGGGCTTTGCCGACAGTGTCCTGCGGCTGCGGGAGTCTGCATACTGAGG GTGATAAAGCGTTTGGAGAGTTTCTCACTGATGAAATCAAAGAAGAAAAGAAGATCCAGAAGAACAAGAGTCTTCCTAAAATGTCCGGCGGCTGGGAGCTCGAGCTTAACGGCACAGAAGCCAAACTCATCCGCTCGCTGTCTGGAGAAAA AGTCACCATCACATTCAACGTGAACAACAGCATCCCGCCGCAGCTGGAGGAAGAGCCTGAGCAGACGCAGAAGGGTCAAGAGGAAGAG CCTGAAATTGTCTCAACGCCCAACTTTGTGGTTGAAGTGACCAAACCAGGAGCAAAGAATTCACTAGTGTTCGACTGTCATTTCCCAGAGGATGAG AGCGCTCACGGTGACGGTGAGGAGGAGAGCGACATCTTCGCCATCCGTGAGGTCAGCTTCCAGCCGGAGGGAGATGTCGACTGGAAGGAAACCAGTTACACTCTCAATACAGACTCTCTGGACTGG GCCCTGTATGACCATCTGATGGACTTCCTGGCCGACCGTGGTGTTGACAACACATTTGCAGATGAGCTGATGGAGTTGAGCACAGCACTGGAGCATCAGGAGTACATCAAGTTCCTGGAAGATCTCAGCACTTTTGTCAAATGCAAATAA
- the rpain gene encoding RPA-interacting protein, translated as MDAVQRHRSMYKGTTPPWKETYRKRCVERLKNSRSRLLEKFRQMGEDSGGSKRSLLVQEVMEEEWSVLQSSNQSLPSLWNENGIRDVYTALQEFDELSAFEEIQQELIAQELLILEEYNNSMRYEEKYIDSVLDGMETSGQIICPVCHANNLTVNSHFTSCACGLYVNTVGRNVTSEVLQNLLEQRVTEHMEDCLHNPTFSMAFNTDGSPNLMISCKVCDYLSVVL; from the exons ATGGACGCGGTACAAAGACACAGGTCCATGTACAAAGGCACGACTCCACCATGGAAAGAAACATACCGGAAG CGCTGTGTGGAGCGGTTGAAGAACAGCCGGTCGAGGTTACTGGAGAAGTTCAGACAGATGGGAGAGGATTCGGGTGGATCGAAGCGCTCGCTGCTCGTGCAGGAGGTGATGGAGGAGGAATGGAGCGTGTTACAGTCGTCCAACCAGAGTCTCCCATCGCTCTGGAACGAAAACGGCATCAGAGAT GTGTACACCGCACTGCAGGAGTTTGATGAACTTTCAGCATTTGAGGAAATTCAGCAGGAGCTCATAGCACAAG AGCTGTTGATTCTGGAGGAATATAATAACAGCATGCGGTACGAAGAGAAGTATATAGACTCAGTGTTGGACGGAATGGAGACGTCCGGACAGATCATATGCCCCGTATGCCACGC GAACAATCTGACAGTCAACAGTCATTTCACATCGTGTGCATGTGGCCTTTACGTTAACACAGTT GGTAGGAACGTTACATCTGAGGTTTTGCAGAATCTACTAGAACAACGCGTCACGGAGCACATGGAGGATTGTCTTCACAACCCAACCTTCTCTATGGCCTTCAACACTGACGGATCACCAAACCTCATGATCAGCTGCAAG GTGTGTGACTATCTGTCTGTCGTCCTGTGA
- the c1qbp gene encoding complement component 1 Q subcomponent-binding protein, mitochondrial isoform X1 — protein MLKSVSRALQLAARLSSAPSAPAIRPALHLSRTFTRSIWSLSNSGPASGSRPRLLTVTRALPTVSCGCGSLHTEGDKAFGEFLTDEIKEEKKIQKNKSLPKMSGGWELELNGTEAKLIRSLSGEKVTITFNVNNSIPPQLEEEPEQTQKGQEEEPEIVSTPNFVVEVTKPGAKNSLVFDCHFPEDELFVSEQSAHGDGEEESDIFAIREVSFQPEGDVDWKETSYTLNTDSLDWALYDHLMDFLADRGVDNTFADELMELSTALEHQEYIKFLEDLSTFVKCK, from the exons ATGTTGAAGTCTGTGAGTCGCGCCCTTCAGCTCGCTGCCCGCCTGAGCTCCGCTCCGTCCGCTCCCGCCATCAGACCCGCGCTGCACCTCAGCAGAACCTTCACCAGATCCATCTGGAGCCTGAGCAACAGCGGACCGGCGTCAGGCTCCAGGCCGAGGCTGCTCACAGTGACACGGGCTTTGCCGACAGTGTCCTGCGGCTGCGGGAGTCTGCATACTGAGG GTGATAAAGCGTTTGGAGAGTTTCTCACTGATGAAATCAAAGAAGAAAAGAAGATCCAGAAGAACAAGAGTCTTCCTAAAATGTCCGGCGGCTGGGAGCTCGAGCTTAACGGCACAGAAGCCAAACTCATCCGCTCGCTGTCTGGAGAAAA AGTCACCATCACATTCAACGTGAACAACAGCATCCCGCCGCAGCTGGAGGAAGAGCCTGAGCAGACGCAGAAGGGTCAAGAGGAAGAG CCTGAAATTGTCTCAACGCCCAACTTTGTGGTTGAAGTGACCAAACCAGGAGCAAAGAATTCACTAGTGTTCGACTGTCATTTCCCAGAGGATGAG CTGTTTGTCTCTGAGCAGAGCGCTCACGGTGACGGTGAGGAGGAGAGCGACATCTTCGCCATCCGTGAGGTCAGCTTCCAGCCGGAGGGAGATGTCGACTGGAAGGAAACCAGTTACACTCTCAATACAGACTCTCTGGACTGG GCCCTGTATGACCATCTGATGGACTTCCTGGCCGACCGTGGTGTTGACAACACATTTGCAGATGAGCTGATGGAGTTGAGCACAGCACTGGAGCATCAGGAGTACATCAAGTTCCTGGAAGATCTCAGCACTTTTGTCAAATGCAAATAA